A window of Candidatus Pantoea floridensis contains these coding sequences:
- a CDS encoding succinate dehydrogenase iron-sulfur subunit, translating into MRLEFSIYRYNPEVDAKPRMQEYTLESEDGRDMMLLDALIRLKEKDPTLAFRRSCREGVCGSDGLNMNGKNGLACITPISALGNGSKKIVIRPLPGLPVIRDLVVDMGQFYAQYEKIKPFLLNNGENPPAREHLQSPAEREHLDGLYECILCACCSTSCPSFWWNPDKFIGPAGLLAAYRFLIDSRDTETNARLDNLNDAFSVFRCHSIMNCVSVCPKGLNPTRAIGHIKSMLLQRGA; encoded by the coding sequence ATGAGACTCGAATTTTCAATCTATCGTTATAACCCGGAAGTCGATGCCAAGCCGCGTATGCAAGAGTACACGCTGGAATCGGAAGATGGTCGCGACATGATGTTGCTGGATGCGCTGATCCGTCTGAAAGAGAAAGATCCGACGCTGGCTTTCCGTCGCTCATGCCGTGAAGGCGTGTGCGGTTCAGATGGTCTGAACATGAACGGTAAAAATGGCCTGGCGTGCATCACACCGATTTCTGCACTCGGCAACGGTTCGAAGAAAATTGTCATCCGTCCATTGCCAGGTTTGCCGGTGATCCGCGACCTCGTGGTAGACATGGGACAATTCTACGCACAGTATGAGAAGATTAAGCCTTTCCTATTGAATAATGGGGAAAATCCACCGGCGCGCGAGCATTTACAGAGCCCGGCCGAGCGTGAGCATCTGGATGGATTGTACGAGTGTATTCTCTGCGCCTGCTGCTCCACTTCGTGCCCGTCGTTCTGGTGGAACCCAGACAAGTTCATCGGTCCGGCTGGCCTGTTGGCCGCTTACCGTTTCCTGATTGACAGCCGCGACACGGAAACCAATGCGCGTCTCGACAATCTAAACGATGCTTTCAGTGTTTTCCGCTGTCACAGCATCATGAACTGTGTGAGCGTGTGCCCGAAAGGCCTAAACCCAACGCGCGCTATCGGCCATATTAAGTCGATGCTGCTGCAACGCGGGGCGTAA
- the sdhA gene encoding succinate dehydrogenase flavoprotein subunit produces MSLPVREFDAVVIGAGGAGMRAALQISQSGQTCALLSKVFPTRSHTVSAQGGITVALGNTHEDNWEWHMYDTVKGSDYIGDQDAIEYMCHVGPEAILELEHMGLPFSRLDDGRVYQRPFGGQSKNFGGEQAARTAAAADRTGHALLHTLYQQNLKNKTTIFSEWYALDLVKNEDGAIVGCTAICMETGETVYFKAKATILATGGAGRIYQSTTNAHINTGDGVGMALRAGVPVQDMEMWQFHPTGIAGAGVLVTEGCRGEGGYLLNKHGERFMERYAPNAKDLAGRDVVARSMMVEIREGRGCDGPWGPHIKLKLDHLGAEVLESRLPGILELSRTFAHVDPIKEPIPVIPTCHYMMGGVPTKVTGQALRVNEQGEDVVIPGLFAVGEIACVSVHGANRLGGNSLLDLVVFGRAAGVHLLECIEEQGELREATQENIDEAMARFNRWENNTTGEDPVEIRKALQRCMQNNFSVFREGDAMREGLEELKVIRERLKSARLDDRSPDFNTQRIECLELDNLMETAYATAVAANFRTESRGAHSRFDYPERDDENWLCHSLYVPQTESMTRREVNMQPKLRAAFPPKARTY; encoded by the coding sequence ATGAGTTTGCCAGTCAGAGAATTTGATGCCGTGGTGATCGGCGCGGGTGGGGCAGGAATGCGTGCCGCTCTGCAAATCTCCCAATCGGGCCAGACTTGTGCCCTGTTATCCAAAGTTTTCCCAACCCGTTCCCATACCGTATCGGCGCAGGGCGGTATTACCGTTGCGCTGGGCAATACCCATGAAGATAACTGGGAATGGCACATGTATGACACCGTCAAAGGTTCCGACTATATCGGTGACCAGGACGCGATCGAATATATGTGTCATGTTGGTCCAGAAGCGATTCTGGAGCTGGAACATATGGGTTTACCATTCTCTCGTCTTGATGACGGCCGCGTGTATCAGCGTCCGTTTGGTGGCCAGTCGAAAAACTTTGGCGGTGAGCAGGCAGCGCGTACCGCTGCGGCTGCCGACCGTACTGGCCACGCCTTACTGCATACGCTGTATCAGCAGAACCTGAAGAACAAAACCACCATCTTCTCCGAATGGTATGCGCTGGATCTGGTGAAAAACGAAGACGGTGCGATTGTCGGCTGTACCGCTATCTGCATGGAAACCGGTGAAACCGTCTACTTCAAAGCCAAAGCCACCATTCTGGCCACGGGCGGTGCGGGACGTATTTATCAATCCACCACCAACGCACACATCAACACCGGTGACGGTGTCGGTATGGCGCTGCGCGCAGGCGTTCCGGTGCAGGATATGGAAATGTGGCAGTTCCACCCAACCGGCATTGCTGGCGCGGGCGTGCTGGTCACCGAAGGGTGCCGTGGTGAAGGCGGTTACCTGCTGAACAAGCACGGTGAACGCTTCATGGAGCGTTATGCACCGAACGCCAAAGATTTGGCGGGTCGTGATGTCGTTGCACGTTCAATGATGGTGGAAATTCGTGAAGGTCGTGGTTGCGACGGCCCATGGGGCCCGCACATCAAACTGAAACTCGATCATCTTGGTGCTGAAGTGCTGGAGTCGCGTCTGCCGGGTATTCTTGAGCTGTCGCGTACCTTTGCCCACGTTGATCCCATTAAAGAACCGATCCCCGTCATCCCAACTTGCCACTATATGATGGGCGGCGTGCCGACCAAAGTAACCGGTCAGGCGCTGCGCGTGAATGAGCAGGGCGAAGATGTGGTGATTCCGGGTCTGTTTGCCGTCGGCGAAATTGCCTGCGTATCGGTACACGGCGCTAACCGTCTTGGCGGTAACTCGCTGCTCGATCTGGTGGTGTTCGGCCGCGCAGCCGGTGTGCATCTGCTTGAGTGCATTGAAGAGCAGGGCGAGCTGCGCGAGGCCACGCAAGAAAATATTGATGAAGCGATGGCGCGCTTTAACCGCTGGGAAAACAACACTACCGGTGAAGACCCGGTCGAAATCCGTAAAGCGCTGCAGCGCTGCATGCAGAACAACTTCTCGGTATTCCGCGAAGGTGATGCGATGCGTGAAGGTCTGGAAGAGCTGAAAGTGATTCGTGAGCGCCTGAAATCGGCGCGCCTTGATGATCGTTCGCCCGATTTCAATACTCAGCGTATCGAGTGCCTTGAGCTGGATAACCTGATGGAAACCGCTTACGCCACAGCTGTTGCCGCCAACTTCCGTACCGAAAGCCGTGGTGCGCACAGCCGCTTCGACTATCCGGAGCGCGATGATGAAAACTGGCTGTGCCACAGTCTCTATGTTCCGCAGACGGAAAGCATGACGCGCCGTGAGGTGAACATGCAACCGAAACTGCGTGCGGCCTTCCCGCCGAAAGCGCGTACTTACTAA
- the sdhD gene encoding succinate dehydrogenase membrane anchor subunit, which yields MVSNASALGRNGIHDWLLLRAAAILITLYILYILGFVVMTGTLTYDVWHGFFSSAFTKVFTMLTLFSILIHGWIGMWQVLTDYVKPVATRLLLQFVIVVALLSYAIYGTVVVWGV from the coding sequence ATGGTAAGCAATGCTTCTGCATTAGGACGCAACGGTATTCATGACTGGCTGTTACTGCGTGCTGCTGCAATCTTAATTACGCTCTACATTCTCTACATCCTCGGTTTTGTCGTGATGACAGGCACGCTGACGTATGACGTCTGGCATGGCTTCTTCTCTTCTGCCTTCACCAAAGTGTTCACCATGTTGACGCTGTTCTCGATTCTGATCCACGGCTGGATTGGGATGTGGCAGGTGCTGACTGACTACGTGAAACCAGTAGCAACCCGTTTGCTGCTGCAGTTTGTGATTGTGGTTGCGCTGTTGTCATACGCGATTTATGGAACCGTTGTAGTGTGGGGTGTGTAA
- the sdhC gene encoding succinate dehydrogenase cytochrome b556 subunit, which translates to MGKTVKKQRPVNLDLSTIRFPVTAISSILHRVSGVITFVALGILLWLLGLSLSSPEGFLQAASIMDSFFAKFIMWGILTALAYHAVSGIRHMLADFGVTAETLQVGTRSAQAAFVITVVLSILAGVLVW; encoded by the coding sequence GTGGGCAAAACCGTGAAAAAACAAAGACCTGTTAACTTGGATCTCTCGACGATCCGGTTTCCCGTTACTGCAATATCGTCCATTCTCCACCGCGTCTCCGGCGTGATCACCTTTGTCGCTCTCGGAATTCTGCTCTGGTTACTGGGTCTCTCTCTCTCCTCTCCAGAAGGTTTCCTGCAAGCGGCATCCATCATGGATAGCTTCTTCGCCAAATTCATCATGTGGGGCATTTTAACTGCGCTGGCGTATCACGCCGTGAGCGGTATTCGTCATATGTTGGCTGATTTTGGTGTGACGGCAGAAACCCTGCAGGTGGGAACCCGTTCCGCGCAAGCGGCTTTTGTTATCACTGTCGTGCTCTCAATTTTGGCTGGAGTCCTCGTATGGTAA
- a CDS encoding citrate synthase — protein sequence MTDKKVTLTLQDNTSVELDVMQGTLGQDVVDVRALGSQGLFTFDPGFTSTASCESKITFIDGDEGILLHRGFPIDQLATHSNYLEVCYILLNGEAPTQAQFEEFRTIVTRHTMIHEQITRLFHGFRRDSHPMAVMCGVTGALAAFYHDSLDVNIERHREIAAFRLLSKMPTMAAMCYKYSIGQPFVYPRNDLSYAGNFLHMMFATPCEEYKVNPVLERAMDRILILHADHEQNASTSTVRTAGSSGANPFACIAAGIASLWGPAHGGANEATLRMLEEISTVEHIPEFVKRAKDKNDSFRLMGFGHRVYKNYDPRATVMRDTCHEVLNELGMKDDLLEVAMELEHIALNDPYFIERKLYPNVDFYSGIILKAMGIPSSMFTVIFAMARTVGWIAHWKEMHDEGMKIARPRQLYTGYTERPFTSALDK from the coding sequence ATGACAGATAAAAAAGTGACGCTAACCCTACAAGATAATACTTCTGTTGAACTGGATGTGATGCAAGGCACGCTGGGACAAGATGTTGTTGATGTCCGCGCCCTTGGCTCACAAGGCCTGTTCACCTTCGATCCCGGCTTCACCTCTACGGCGTCATGCGAATCCAAAATCACTTTCATTGATGGTGATGAAGGCATTCTGTTACACCGCGGTTTCCCAATTGACCAACTGGCAACCCACTCTAATTACCTTGAAGTGTGTTACATCTTGCTGAATGGCGAAGCCCCGACCCAGGCTCAGTTCGAAGAATTCCGCACCATCGTTACCCGCCACACCATGATCCACGAGCAAATCACCCGACTGTTCCACGGCTTCCGCCGCGATTCACATCCAATGGCGGTGATGTGTGGGGTGACTGGCGCGCTGGCCGCGTTTTATCACGACTCTTTAGACGTCAACATTGAGCGTCACCGTGAAATCGCCGCCTTCCGCCTGCTATCGAAAATGCCGACCATGGCAGCGATGTGCTACAAATACTCCATCGGCCAGCCGTTTGTGTATCCACGCAACGACCTCTCTTATGCCGGTAACTTCCTGCACATGATGTTCGCCACGCCGTGCGAAGAGTACAAAGTTAACCCGGTGCTGGAACGCGCCATGGACCGTATTCTGATTCTGCACGCCGACCATGAGCAGAATGCATCAACTTCAACCGTGCGTACCGCAGGCTCTTCCGGCGCGAACCCGTTTGCCTGTATCGCCGCAGGTATCGCTTCACTGTGGGGACCGGCACACGGCGGTGCCAACGAAGCGACACTGCGCATGCTGGAAGAGATCAGCACCGTTGAGCACATTCCAGAGTTTGTAAAACGTGCGAAAGACAAGAACGATTCGTTCCGTCTGATGGGCTTTGGCCACCGCGTTTATAAGAATTACGATCCGCGTGCCACCGTAATGCGCGACACCTGTCACGAAGTGCTGAACGAGCTGGGGATGAAAGATGACCTGCTGGAAGTGGCGATGGAGCTGGAACATATTGCGCTGAACGACCCGTACTTCATCGAGCGTAAACTCTATCCAAACGTCGATTTCTACTCAGGCATTATCCTGAAAGCGATGGGTATTCCGTCTTCCATGTTTACCGTCATCTTCGCCATGGCGCGCACCGTGGGCTGGATTGCACACTGGAAAGAGATGCACGACGAAGGCATGAAAATTGCCCGTCCGCGTCAGCTGTATACCGGTTACACCGAGCGTCCATTTACCTCGGCGCTGGACAAATAA
- the nei gene encoding endonuclease VIII, protein MPEGPEIRRAADQLAEAMEGKPLTDVWFAFPELKTYEPALMGATVNAFETRGKALLTHFSNGLTLYSHNQLYGVWRVVPTGTQPNTTRQLRVRLANADKTILLYSASDIQLLNADTLAAHPFLQRVGPDVLDASLTVDDVRERLLSPRFRRRQFSGLLLDQAFLAGLGNYLRVEILWHAGLLASHRAQDLSEQQLTALSEAMLAVPRLSYQMRGSMKKYHEDAAFRFEVFHRQGKKCRRCGAVIEKGVLSSRPFYWCPGCQV, encoded by the coding sequence ATGCCAGAGGGACCGGAGATCCGCCGCGCGGCGGATCAGCTGGCAGAGGCAATGGAAGGCAAGCCACTCACCGATGTGTGGTTTGCTTTTCCCGAGCTGAAAACCTACGAACCGGCGCTGATGGGAGCCACCGTCAACGCTTTTGAAACGCGCGGCAAAGCGCTGCTAACGCACTTCTCAAACGGCCTGACACTCTACAGTCACAATCAGCTGTACGGCGTCTGGCGCGTGGTGCCAACCGGCACGCAGCCGAATACCACGCGACAGCTGCGCGTGCGGCTCGCCAATGCCGATAAAACCATTTTGCTGTACAGCGCCTCAGACATTCAGTTGCTCAACGCTGATACCTTAGCGGCACATCCCTTTTTACAACGGGTTGGACCGGATGTGTTAGATGCCAGCTTAACCGTGGATGACGTGCGCGAGCGCCTGTTATCGCCGCGCTTTCGACGTCGTCAGTTCAGCGGCCTGCTGCTCGATCAGGCTTTTCTCGCCGGCTTGGGCAATTATCTGCGCGTGGAGATTTTGTGGCACGCTGGATTGCTGGCGTCGCATCGTGCGCAGGATTTAAGTGAGCAGCAGCTCACGGCGCTGAGTGAAGCGATGCTGGCGGTGCCGCGTTTGTCGTATCAGATGCGTGGCAGCATGAAGAAATATCACGAAGATGCCGCGTTTCGCTTTGAGGTGTTTCATCGTCAAGGCAAAAAATGTCGGCGTTGCGGGGCGGTGATTGAGAAGGGCGTATTGTCATCGCGGCCATTTTATTGGTGTCCGGGATGCCAGGTGTAG
- the pcp gene encoding pyroglutamyl-peptidase I, translating to MKTVLMTAFEPFGGENINPSWEAVRSFDGKEIAGARIVVRQLPVVFATCGEVLTRALEEIQPDRVLCVGQAGGRSDITVERVAINVDDARIPDNDQQQPIDQPIVADGPAAYFSTLPIKAMVAALREVGVPASVSQTAGTFTCNHVMYSLLHWIHTTNSKARGGFIHIPYMPEQAVHHPGVASMATASVIKALETSLQVVLSTENDIRVVGGATH from the coding sequence ATGAAAACGGTGTTAATGACGGCGTTCGAGCCGTTTGGCGGTGAAAACATTAACCCTTCATGGGAGGCTGTACGCTCTTTTGATGGCAAAGAAATTGCTGGTGCGCGCATTGTGGTGCGCCAGCTGCCGGTGGTGTTTGCCACCTGCGGTGAAGTGCTGACGCGCGCGCTGGAAGAGATTCAGCCCGATCGCGTGCTCTGTGTTGGTCAGGCGGGGGGACGATCCGACATTACCGTTGAACGCGTCGCGATTAACGTTGATGATGCACGCATTCCGGACAACGACCAGCAGCAGCCAATCGATCAACCCATCGTGGCGGATGGCCCGGCGGCCTATTTCTCCACGCTGCCAATCAAAGCCATGGTTGCGGCCTTGCGTGAAGTGGGGGTGCCGGCTTCGGTATCGCAAACCGCCGGGACCTTTACCTGTAATCACGTGATGTACAGCCTGCTGCACTGGATTCACACCACGAACAGTAAGGCGCGCGGCGGTTTTATTCATATTCCGTATATGCCGGAACAAGCGGTGCATCATCCTGGTGTGGCAAGTATGGCAACCGCCAGCGTGATTAAGGCGCTGGAAACCTCGCTGCAGGTGGTTTTGAGTACCGAAAATGATATCCGCGTCGTCGGTGGCGCCACCCACTAA
- a CDS encoding DUF979 domain-containing protein, protein MFQQQYLMWLAGVILLVVAVLSWRDSANPRRFTTGLFWALYGLIFLIGDGAYQLIGQWAGDAELGRRGLHIAVGVAVVVMALIAGFGGVRLGRYHQRSDEQKQESAKRLRNKLFLPALAIPLVTVVGVLAFNHIPGLQEKVFGPGNHSTLVTLFSMMIGCLLGWLIALNITHEKPLQSMQETRRLLDAVGWAFILPQILATLGLLFTSAGVGSAISHLTEQYLAVDNRLIAVAVYAIGMALLTMVMGNAFAAFPIVTAGIGIPILVLQHGGNPAVMAAIGMFSGYCGTLMTPMAANFNIVPARLLELPDRNAVIKAQVPTGVLLLLVNIFLLYFLMFL, encoded by the coding sequence ATGTTCCAGCAACAATATTTGATGTGGCTGGCAGGCGTGATCCTGCTGGTGGTTGCCGTTCTCTCCTGGCGTGATAGCGCCAATCCGCGCCGTTTTACTACCGGGCTTTTCTGGGCATTGTATGGCCTGATTTTTTTGATTGGCGACGGTGCTTATCAATTGATTGGGCAGTGGGCGGGTGATGCCGAACTGGGCCGCCGCGGGTTGCACATCGCCGTAGGCGTTGCCGTGGTGGTGATGGCGCTGATTGCCGGTTTCGGTGGCGTACGGCTGGGGCGTTATCATCAGCGCAGCGATGAGCAAAAACAGGAGAGCGCCAAACGTCTGCGTAATAAACTGTTCCTGCCAGCGCTGGCGATACCTTTGGTGACGGTAGTGGGTGTGCTGGCGTTCAACCATATTCCTGGTTTGCAGGAAAAAGTATTTGGACCCGGCAATCACTCCACGCTGGTGACGTTGTTCTCAATGATGATTGGCTGTCTGCTCGGCTGGCTGATTGCGTTGAACATCACCCACGAAAAACCGCTGCAGTCGATGCAGGAAACCCGCCGTCTGCTGGATGCGGTCGGCTGGGCGTTTATTCTGCCGCAGATTCTCGCCACGCTCGGCCTGCTGTTCACCAGCGCCGGTGTCGGCAGCGCGATTTCACACCTCACAGAGCAGTATCTGGCGGTGGATAATCGCCTGATTGCCGTGGCCGTGTATGCCATTGGCATGGCATTGCTAACCATGGTGATGGGCAATGCTTTCGCTGCGTTCCCGATTGTTACCGCCGGGATTGGTATTCCGATTCTGGTGCTGCAACACGGTGGCAATCCGGCGGTGATGGCAGCAATCGGCATGTTCTCCGGTTACTGCGGCACGTTAATGACACCAATGGCAGCCAACTTCAACATTGTACCGGCGCGCCTGTTAGAGTTGCCGGATCGTAACGCGGTGATCAAGGCTCAGGTACCAACCGGTGTGCTACTGTTGTTGGTAAATATTTTCCTGCTCTACTTCCTGATGTTCTTGTGA
- a CDS encoding DUF969 domain-containing protein yields MDNVVNLWPLLGIAAIILGFVLRFNPVLVVIVAGFVTGLAAHMPLTDILEKLGSGFLNTRNLPLILLLPLAVIGLLERHGLKERAQSWIAQIKTATAGRLLIVYLFVREITAALGLTSLGGHPQMVRPLLAPMAEGATENRYGEVSPEVRHRLRAMSAATDNIGLFFGEDIFVAFGAIIFMHNFMQESAGISTEPLHIALWGIPTALCAFLIHSARLVRLDRQLSRELGALNQQALNAKGGQ; encoded by the coding sequence ATGGACAACGTGGTAAATCTCTGGCCGTTACTTGGCATTGCCGCCATCATTCTGGGTTTTGTGCTGCGCTTTAACCCGGTGCTGGTAGTCATTGTCGCGGGTTTCGTCACCGGCCTGGCGGCGCATATGCCGTTAACGGATATTCTGGAAAAGCTCGGCTCCGGCTTCCTTAATACACGCAATCTTCCGCTGATTTTGCTGCTGCCCCTGGCGGTTATCGGTTTGCTGGAGCGTCATGGCCTGAAGGAGCGGGCGCAAAGCTGGATCGCGCAGATCAAAACGGCCACTGCAGGTCGTTTGCTGATCGTCTACCTGTTTGTGCGTGAAATTACCGCTGCGTTGGGCTTAACCAGCCTTGGCGGCCATCCGCAAATGGTGCGCCCGCTGCTGGCGCCGATGGCCGAAGGCGCAACGGAAAACCGTTACGGTGAGGTCTCGCCGGAGGTGCGTCATCGCCTGCGCGCGATGTCCGCCGCCACCGATAATATTGGTCTGTTCTTTGGTGAAGATATCTTTGTTGCCTTTGGTGCGATCATCTTTATGCACAACTTCATGCAGGAGTCTGCGGGAATTAGCACCGAGCCGCTGCATATCGCACTGTGGGGCATCCCCACCGCACTCTGCGCTTTCCTCATCCATTCGGCGCGTCTGGTGCGTCTTGACCGCCAGCTGTCGCGTGAACTGGGCGCGTTGAACCAGCAAGCTCTTAATGCCAAAGGAGGGCAGTAA
- the pxpA gene encoding 5-oxoprolinase subunit PxpA — MKIDLNADLGEGSASDRELLTLVSSANVACGFHAGDAQTMLQSVRWAKASGVAIGAHPSFPDRENFGRTSMQLPPETVYAQLIYQIGALKSIAESEGERLVHVKPHGMLYNQAAGDPQLADAIARAVKAVDDGLILVGLAGSASIAAAAHHGLRTREEVFADRGYLASGALVPRSQPNAMIEDADQALAQTLAMVQQRQVQSISGEWVSVNAETVCLHGDGAHALQFARTLRAAFATNQIAVTSA, encoded by the coding sequence ATGAAGATTGATCTTAACGCCGATCTTGGCGAGGGCAGTGCCAGCGATCGGGAGCTGCTGACGTTGGTCAGTTCAGCCAATGTCGCCTGCGGCTTCCACGCCGGCGATGCACAAACCATGCTGCAATCGGTGCGTTGGGCGAAAGCCTCAGGCGTGGCGATTGGCGCGCACCCGAGTTTCCCCGATCGTGAAAACTTTGGCCGCACCTCGATGCAGCTGCCGCCAGAAACCGTATATGCACAGCTGATTTACCAGATTGGAGCACTGAAAAGTATTGCCGAAAGCGAAGGCGAGCGTCTGGTACACGTTAAGCCACACGGCATGCTTTACAACCAGGCGGCGGGCGACCCGCAGCTGGCGGATGCTATTGCGCGTGCGGTAAAAGCGGTAGATGACGGATTGATCCTGGTTGGGCTGGCGGGCAGCGCATCTATTGCGGCGGCTGCCCACCATGGTTTGCGCACCCGCGAAGAGGTGTTTGCTGACCGAGGCTATCTGGCGAGCGGGGCGCTGGTACCCCGCAGTCAGCCCAATGCCATGATTGAGGATGCTGACCAGGCGCTGGCACAAACGCTGGCGATGGTGCAGCAGCGCCAGGTGCAAAGCATCAGCGGCGAATGGGTGAGCGTGAATGCTGAAACTGTCTGTCTACATGGCGATGGTGCACACGCACTGCAATTTGCCCGCACCTTGCGCGCGGCATTTGCGACAAATCAGATTGCGGTGACGAGCGCATAA
- the pxpC gene encoding 5-oxoprolinase subunit PxpC, with translation MLRILRAGMMTSLQDQGRTGFRQYGISVGGALDQPAMRTANMLVGNPQQSAVLEIVLGQFKAQFTRDGWFALTGAGCNADLDGKPVWTGWRLPVKKGQVLSLATPTRGMRSYLAVNGGFAAPEMLGSVSTDLKAAFGGWQGRKLQDGDELPLGKPTRDFKDKAGVRQLLWGNRIRALAGPEYSEFSREAQQGFWRSPWKLSPQSNRMGYRLQGRELKRDATRDLLSHGLVPGVIQVPPNGQPIVLMADAQTTGGYPRIACIIEADLYHLAQIRLGEPIHFIHCTLEDAISAKQHQQRSFDQIAWGLGHED, from the coding sequence ATGTTAAGAATTCTTCGCGCGGGCATGATGACCTCGCTGCAGGATCAGGGGCGCACCGGTTTTCGGCAATATGGCATTAGCGTAGGTGGCGCCTTGGATCAACCGGCGATGCGCACGGCCAATATGCTGGTGGGCAATCCGCAGCAGAGTGCGGTGCTGGAAATTGTGCTTGGCCAGTTCAAAGCGCAGTTTACTCGCGATGGCTGGTTTGCCCTGACGGGGGCTGGCTGTAATGCCGATCTGGATGGCAAACCGGTCTGGACCGGCTGGCGACTGCCGGTGAAAAAAGGTCAGGTGCTGTCGCTGGCAACGCCCACACGCGGCATGCGCAGCTATCTGGCGGTAAACGGTGGCTTTGCCGCGCCGGAAATGCTCGGTTCGGTCAGTACCGATCTCAAGGCGGCCTTTGGCGGCTGGCAGGGACGAAAATTACAAGACGGAGACGAATTGCCTTTAGGTAAACCCACGCGTGACTTTAAAGACAAAGCTGGCGTGCGCCAACTGCTGTGGGGCAATCGCATTCGCGCGCTGGCGGGCCCGGAATACAGCGAATTCAGCCGTGAAGCGCAGCAGGGTTTTTGGCGCAGCCCGTGGAAGCTTAGCCCACAAAGCAACCGCATGGGCTATCGCCTGCAGGGGCGCGAGCTGAAGCGCGATGCGACACGCGATTTGCTGTCACACGGATTGGTGCCAGGCGTGATACAGGTCCCGCCCAACGGTCAACCGATCGTATTGATGGCAGACGCGCAGACCACCGGCGGCTATCCGCGTATTGCCTGCATCATCGAAGCCGACCTCTATCACCTGGCGCAAATTCGCCTTGGGGAACCTATCCACTTTATTCATTGCACGCTGGAAGACGCCATCAGCGCCAAGCAGCATCAACAACGTTCGTTCGACCAAATAGCCTGGGGGCTGGGACATGAAGATTGA
- the pxpB gene encoding 5-oxoprolinase subunit PxpB, whose protein sequence is MQRARCYLLGERAVVLELEPPVSLTSQQRIWGLCQRLQHNEQVEEVIPGMNNLTLLLRDPQQNALDAIERLQQWWEESEAQLPESRRVEIPVVYGGAGGPDLPLVADRASMTPKQVVELHSSIDYVVYFIGFQPGFPYLGGLDERLHTPRRAEPRVIVPSGSVGIGGSQTGIYPLAAPGGWQLIGHTPLSLFDPLQQPPTLLRPGDSVRFVPQQEGIC, encoded by the coding sequence TTGCAACGAGCACGTTGTTATCTGCTAGGTGAGCGCGCGGTGGTGCTGGAGCTAGAACCTCCTGTTTCCCTCACCAGCCAGCAGCGCATCTGGGGATTGTGTCAGCGACTGCAGCACAATGAGCAGGTGGAAGAAGTCATTCCCGGCATGAATAACCTGACGTTGCTGCTGCGCGATCCGCAACAAAATGCGCTCGATGCCATTGAACGCTTGCAGCAATGGTGGGAGGAGAGCGAAGCGCAGCTGCCAGAATCGCGCCGGGTAGAAATCCCGGTGGTGTACGGCGGCGCGGGTGGCCCGGATTTGCCGCTGGTGGCGGATCGCGCCAGCATGACGCCCAAACAAGTGGTGGAACTCCATAGCAGCATTGATTACGTGGTTTATTTCATCGGCTTCCAGCCTGGTTTTCCTTATCTCGGTGGACTGGATGAGCGTTTACATACGCCGCGCCGCGCCGAGCCGCGTGTGATTGTCCCAAGCGGCTCGGTGGGCATTGGCGGTAGCCAAACCGGTATTTATCCGTTGGCTGCACCTGGCGGCTGGCAGTTGATTGGTCATACGCCGCTCAGCCTATTTGATCCCTTGCAGCAGCCGCCAACGTTGTTACGTCCCGGCGATAGCGTGCGCTTTGTGCCGCAGCAGGAGGGCATATGTTAA